A stretch of Lagopus muta isolate bLagMut1 chromosome 9, bLagMut1 primary, whole genome shotgun sequence DNA encodes these proteins:
- the LOC125697828 gene encoding ceruloplasmin isoform X3: MKLYLLNVVLFFCCCRSGAVTREYYIGIIETAWDYAPGSTDIISGQRFAEEEQAEVFLKRGPQRIGSIYKKAVYTQYTDILYDVIVEKPSWLGFLGPIIKGEVGDSIVVHLKNFASRNYTLHPHGVKYTKENEGAFYPDNTKGFEKRDDAVKPGGQYTYTWDVTEDQGPAEGDADCITRVYHSHIDAPRDVASGLVGPLIICRKGAMNKDNNQYVDAEFILMFSVMDENLSWYLEDNIRTYCSEPSKIDKDDEDFQESNKMHSINGYMYGYLPNLTMCVEDKVKWHLFGMGNEADIHSAYFHGQTLIERHHRVDTINLFPATFIDALMIPRNPGEWLLSCQVNDHIEGGMQALFKVESCRKSTINHNETTKIRQYFIAAEEIIWNYGPSAFNHFTGQELIADSESSVFFERSETRIGGSYKKAIYREYTDGTFTAHKKRLLEEEHLGLLGPVIKAEVGESIRVTFRNNASRPFSIQPHGVSYHKSKEGALYGTASRDAESPASHVSPGATFTYEWNVPEDVGPTDQDPDCLTWFYYSAVDSVRDTSSGLVGPLVVCRKGALLPSAKQRSVTREFFLLATVFDENLSWYLDDNILMFTLNPNEIDKDNEDFQESNKMHSINGYMYGNQPGLEMCKGDVISWHLMGLGSEVDVHGIYFSQNTFITKGTRKDTTNLFPHTFVTAIMKSDSEGIFEVSCLTTDHYRGGMKQKYKVKPCHWWNVDPSLYVHEKTHYVAAVEVEWDYSPNRTWEFERHQYHKESPGNPFLNKDDAFIGSKYKKVVYREYTDQTFSTPKSRAEEEQHLQIQGPLIMSSVGDKINIVFKNLASRPYSIHAHGVKTDSSVVAITNPGETKMYTWKISARSSSERGDPHCTAWAYHSTVDIIKDTYSGLIGTLVVCPKHYLPSSHSRKKVHFALLFMIFDENESWYLDENIATYSANPHLVDKENEEFLESNKMHAINGKVFGNLHGLTMHVGDEVSWYLMAMGNEIDIHTAHFHGHSFDYKQTGVYRADVFDLFPGTFQTVEMTPQNPGTWLLHCHVTDHIHAGMEATYTVLPKEDKWSLFPRLFNRSKCKGTPGARE, translated from the exons ATGAAGCTGTACTTGCTAAACgttgtgctgtttttttgctgttgccGAAGTGGGGCAGTGACCAGGGAGTACTACATCGGGATTATAGAGACAGCATGGGACTATGCTCCTGGTAGTACTGATATCATATCTGGACAACGTTTTGCAGAAGAAGA gcAAGCTGAAGTCTTCCTTAAAAGAGGACCGCAAAGGATAGGAAGCATTTATAAGAAGGCTGTCTACACTCAGTACACTGATATTTTATATGATGTGATAGTGGAGAAACCTTCCTGGCTGGGTTTTTTAGGCCCTATCATTAAAGGAGAAGTTGGTGATTCCATTGTTGTTCACTTGAAAAACTTTGCTTCCAGAAACTACACACTGCATCCACATGGTGTAAAATATACAAAGGAAAACGAAG GTGCTTTTTATCCAGACAATACCAAAGGTTTTGAAAAAAGAGATGATGCTGTGAAGCCTGGAGGCCAGTACACTTATACGTGGGATGTGACAGAAGATCAAGGTCCTGCTGAAGGAGATGCAGACTGCATTACCAGGGTTTACCACTCTCACATAGATGCTCCAAGAGATGTTGCCTCAGGGCTTGTTGGGCCTTTAATCATTTGCAGGAAAG gtgCAATGAATAAGGACAACAATCAATATGTCGATGCTGAGTTTATCCTTATGTTCTCTGTGATGGATGAAAATCTCAGCTGGTATCTAGAGGACAATATCAGGACGTACTGCTCTGAGCCTTCCAAAATtgacaaagatgatgaggactttcaggaaagcaataaaatgcaCT cAATCAATGGGTACATGTATGGATACCTCCCAAATCTCACAATGTGTGTGGAAGATAAGGTAAAATGGCATCTTTTTGGTATGGGTAATGAAGCTGACATCCATTCAGCCTACTTTCATGGTCAGACCTTGATAGAAAGACACCATCGAGTTGACACCATTAACCTCTTCCCAGCCACGTTTATTGATGCTCTCATGATACCGAGGAATCCCGGGGAatggctgctgagctgccaaGTGAATGACCATATAGAAG GTGGTATGCAGGCCCTTTTTAAAGTAGAAAGTTGCAGAAAATCCACAATAAATCACAATGAGACTACAAAGATAAGACAATACTTCATTGCTGCTGAAGAGATTATCTGGAATTATGGCCCATCTGCCTTTAATCATTTTACAGGACAAGAATTAATTGCTGACAG TgaatcttctgtattttttgaaCGAAGTGAGACAAGAATTGGTGGCTCTTACAAAAAAGCCATTTACAGGGAATACACAGATGGTACTTTCACGGCACATAAAAAAAGGCTTCTGGAGGAAGAACATCTTGGTCTCTTAG GACCTGTTATCAAGGCGGAAGTGGGCGAGAGCATCAGGGTGACTTTCCGAAATAATGCCAGCCGCCCATTCAGCATCCAGCCCCATGGTGTGAGTTACCACAAGAGTAAGGAGGGAGCCCTGTACGGAACTGCATCCAGAG ATGCTGAATCTCCAGCCTCCCATGTCAGTCCTGGTGCTACGTTTACGTATGAGTGGAATGTGCCGGAAGATGTGGGCCCCACAGACCAAGATCCAGACTGCTTAACTTGGTTTTATTACTCAGCTGTGGATTCAGTCAGAGACACCAGTTCGGGCCTTGTGGGTCCTCTTGTGGTGTGCAGGAAAGGGGCTCTACTTCCTTCTGCAAAACAG agaagtgtgaccagGGAGTTTTTCCTACTTGCCACAGTATTTGATGAGAATCTGAGCTGGTACTTGGATGACAATATTTTGATGTTTACATTAAATCCTAATGAAATTGACAAAGATAACGAGGACTTCCAAGAATCTAACAAAATGCACT CCATTAATGGTTACATGTATGGAAACCAACCTGGTCTCGAGATGTGTAAAGGTGATGTGATTTCCTGGCATTTGATGGGCTTGGGGTCAGAAGTCGATGTTCATGGGATATACTTTTCACAAAACACATTCATaacaaaaggaacaagaaaggaTACAACAAATCTATTTCCACACACATTTGTTACGGCCATTATGAAGTCTGATTCTGAAG GAATTTTTGAAGTATCGTGCCTGACAACGGATCACTACAGAGGGGGCatgaagcagaaatacaaagtgAAACCATGTCATTGGTGGAATGTGGATCCATCCCTATATGTGCATGAGAAGACACATTATGTTGCTGCCGTGGAAGTTGAATGGGACTATTCCCCTAACAGGACATGGGAATTTGAGCGGCATCAATATCACAAGGAAAG cccTGGCaatccatttttaaataaagacgACGCGTTCATTGgctcaaaatacaaaaaggtAGTATATCGTGAGTACACAGATCAGACATTCAGTACtccaaaaagcagagcagaggaagagcagcaCCTTCAAATTCAAG GGCCACTGATTATGTCAAGTGTTGGAGATAAAATTAACATAGTTTTTAAGAACCTGGCATCAAGACCTTATTCTATACATGCCCATGGAGTGAAAACAGACAGTTCTGTTGTTGCTATAACCAACCCAG GTGAAACTAAAATGTACACCTGGAAAATATCAGCAAGATCTAGTTCTGAGAGAGGTGATCCACACTGTACTGCATGGGCATACCATTCAACAGTGGACATCATTAAG GACACTTACAGTGGATTAATAGGCACACTTGTTGTGTGTCCTAAACATTATTTACCATCGTCTCATTCTAGAAAGAAAGttcattttgctcttctgtttaTGATTTTTGACGAAAATGAGTCATGGTATTTGGATGAAAACATTGCAACCTATTCTGCCAACCCACATCTTGTtgacaaagaaaatgaggaattcCTTGAAAGTAACAAAATGCATG CCATTAATGGAAAAGTGTTTGGAAATTTACATGGTCTGACTATGCATGTTGGAGATGAAGTAAGCTGGTATTTGATGGCAATGGGCAACGAAATAGATATTCACACAGCACACTTCCATGGCCACAGCTTTGACTATAAG CAAACAGGAGTTTACCGGGCAGATGTCTTCGATTTGTTCCCAGGAACATTTCAAACAGTGGAAATGACCCCACAGAACCCTGGAACGTGGTTACTGCACTGTCACGTTACTGACCACATCCATGCAGGCATGGAAGCAACTTATACAGTGCTCCCAAAGGAAG ACAAATGGTCTTTGTTCCCAAGATTATTTAATCGATCCAAGTGCAAAGGCACACCAGGTGCGCGAGAGTGA
- the LOC125697828 gene encoding ceruloplasmin isoform X1 has product MKLYLLNVVLFFCCCRSGAVTREYYIGIIETAWDYAPGSTDIISGQRFAEEEQAEVFLKRGPQRIGSIYKKAVYTQYTDILYDVIVEKPSWLGFLGPIIKGEVGDSIVVHLKNFASRNYTLHPHGVKYTKENEGAFYPDNTKGFEKRDDAVKPGGQYTYTWDVTEDQGPAEGDADCITRVYHSHIDAPRDVASGLVGPLIICRKGAMNKDNNQYVDAEFILMFSVMDENLSWYLEDNIRTYCSEPSKIDKDDEDFQESNKMHSINGYMYGYLPNLTMCVEDKVKWHLFGMGNEADIHSAYFHGQTLIERHHRVDTINLFPATFIDALMIPRNPGEWLLSCQVNDHIEGGMQALFKVESCRKSTINHNETTKIRQYFIAAEEIIWNYGPSAFNHFTGQELIADSESSVFFERSETRIGGSYKKAIYREYTDGTFTAHKKRLLEEEHLGLLGPVIKAEVGESIRVTFRNNASRPFSIQPHGVSYHKSKEGALYGTASRDAESPASHVSPGATFTYEWNVPEDVGPTDQDPDCLTWFYYSAVDSVRDTSSGLVGPLVVCRKGALLPSAKQRSVTREFFLLATVFDENLSWYLDDNILMFTLNPNEIDKDNEDFQESNKMHSINGYMYGNQPGLEMCKGDVISWHLMGLGSEVDVHGIYFSQNTFITKGTRKDTTNLFPHTFVTAIMKSDSEGIFEVSCLTTDHYRGGMKQKYKVKPCHWWNVDPSLYVHEKTHYVAAVEVEWDYSPNRTWEFERHQYHKESPGNPFLNKDDAFIGSKYKKVVYREYTDQTFSTPKSRAEEEQHLQIQGPLIMSSVGDKINIVFKNLASRPYSIHAHGVKTDSSVVAITNPGETKMYTWKISARSSSERGDPHCTAWAYHSTVDIIKDTYSGLIGTLVVCPKHYLPSSHSRKKVHFALLFMIFDENESWYLDENIATYSANPHLVDKENEEFLESNKMHAINGKVFGNLHGLTMHVGDEVSWYLMAMGNEIDIHTAHFHGHSFDYKQTGVYRADVFDLFPGTFQTVEMTPQNPGTWLLHCHVTDHIHAGMEATYTVLPKEGKSLPTPVMFIILKDAAQSSRTCSELITLTEVLLLRIKKESEGVDVNYFFSSSSMKWQLFI; this is encoded by the exons ATGAAGCTGTACTTGCTAAACgttgtgctgtttttttgctgttgccGAAGTGGGGCAGTGACCAGGGAGTACTACATCGGGATTATAGAGACAGCATGGGACTATGCTCCTGGTAGTACTGATATCATATCTGGACAACGTTTTGCAGAAGAAGA gcAAGCTGAAGTCTTCCTTAAAAGAGGACCGCAAAGGATAGGAAGCATTTATAAGAAGGCTGTCTACACTCAGTACACTGATATTTTATATGATGTGATAGTGGAGAAACCTTCCTGGCTGGGTTTTTTAGGCCCTATCATTAAAGGAGAAGTTGGTGATTCCATTGTTGTTCACTTGAAAAACTTTGCTTCCAGAAACTACACACTGCATCCACATGGTGTAAAATATACAAAGGAAAACGAAG GTGCTTTTTATCCAGACAATACCAAAGGTTTTGAAAAAAGAGATGATGCTGTGAAGCCTGGAGGCCAGTACACTTATACGTGGGATGTGACAGAAGATCAAGGTCCTGCTGAAGGAGATGCAGACTGCATTACCAGGGTTTACCACTCTCACATAGATGCTCCAAGAGATGTTGCCTCAGGGCTTGTTGGGCCTTTAATCATTTGCAGGAAAG gtgCAATGAATAAGGACAACAATCAATATGTCGATGCTGAGTTTATCCTTATGTTCTCTGTGATGGATGAAAATCTCAGCTGGTATCTAGAGGACAATATCAGGACGTACTGCTCTGAGCCTTCCAAAATtgacaaagatgatgaggactttcaggaaagcaataaaatgcaCT cAATCAATGGGTACATGTATGGATACCTCCCAAATCTCACAATGTGTGTGGAAGATAAGGTAAAATGGCATCTTTTTGGTATGGGTAATGAAGCTGACATCCATTCAGCCTACTTTCATGGTCAGACCTTGATAGAAAGACACCATCGAGTTGACACCATTAACCTCTTCCCAGCCACGTTTATTGATGCTCTCATGATACCGAGGAATCCCGGGGAatggctgctgagctgccaaGTGAATGACCATATAGAAG GTGGTATGCAGGCCCTTTTTAAAGTAGAAAGTTGCAGAAAATCCACAATAAATCACAATGAGACTACAAAGATAAGACAATACTTCATTGCTGCTGAAGAGATTATCTGGAATTATGGCCCATCTGCCTTTAATCATTTTACAGGACAAGAATTAATTGCTGACAG TgaatcttctgtattttttgaaCGAAGTGAGACAAGAATTGGTGGCTCTTACAAAAAAGCCATTTACAGGGAATACACAGATGGTACTTTCACGGCACATAAAAAAAGGCTTCTGGAGGAAGAACATCTTGGTCTCTTAG GACCTGTTATCAAGGCGGAAGTGGGCGAGAGCATCAGGGTGACTTTCCGAAATAATGCCAGCCGCCCATTCAGCATCCAGCCCCATGGTGTGAGTTACCACAAGAGTAAGGAGGGAGCCCTGTACGGAACTGCATCCAGAG ATGCTGAATCTCCAGCCTCCCATGTCAGTCCTGGTGCTACGTTTACGTATGAGTGGAATGTGCCGGAAGATGTGGGCCCCACAGACCAAGATCCAGACTGCTTAACTTGGTTTTATTACTCAGCTGTGGATTCAGTCAGAGACACCAGTTCGGGCCTTGTGGGTCCTCTTGTGGTGTGCAGGAAAGGGGCTCTACTTCCTTCTGCAAAACAG agaagtgtgaccagGGAGTTTTTCCTACTTGCCACAGTATTTGATGAGAATCTGAGCTGGTACTTGGATGACAATATTTTGATGTTTACATTAAATCCTAATGAAATTGACAAAGATAACGAGGACTTCCAAGAATCTAACAAAATGCACT CCATTAATGGTTACATGTATGGAAACCAACCTGGTCTCGAGATGTGTAAAGGTGATGTGATTTCCTGGCATTTGATGGGCTTGGGGTCAGAAGTCGATGTTCATGGGATATACTTTTCACAAAACACATTCATaacaaaaggaacaagaaaggaTACAACAAATCTATTTCCACACACATTTGTTACGGCCATTATGAAGTCTGATTCTGAAG GAATTTTTGAAGTATCGTGCCTGACAACGGATCACTACAGAGGGGGCatgaagcagaaatacaaagtgAAACCATGTCATTGGTGGAATGTGGATCCATCCCTATATGTGCATGAGAAGACACATTATGTTGCTGCCGTGGAAGTTGAATGGGACTATTCCCCTAACAGGACATGGGAATTTGAGCGGCATCAATATCACAAGGAAAG cccTGGCaatccatttttaaataaagacgACGCGTTCATTGgctcaaaatacaaaaaggtAGTATATCGTGAGTACACAGATCAGACATTCAGTACtccaaaaagcagagcagaggaagagcagcaCCTTCAAATTCAAG GGCCACTGATTATGTCAAGTGTTGGAGATAAAATTAACATAGTTTTTAAGAACCTGGCATCAAGACCTTATTCTATACATGCCCATGGAGTGAAAACAGACAGTTCTGTTGTTGCTATAACCAACCCAG GTGAAACTAAAATGTACACCTGGAAAATATCAGCAAGATCTAGTTCTGAGAGAGGTGATCCACACTGTACTGCATGGGCATACCATTCAACAGTGGACATCATTAAG GACACTTACAGTGGATTAATAGGCACACTTGTTGTGTGTCCTAAACATTATTTACCATCGTCTCATTCTAGAAAGAAAGttcattttgctcttctgtttaTGATTTTTGACGAAAATGAGTCATGGTATTTGGATGAAAACATTGCAACCTATTCTGCCAACCCACATCTTGTtgacaaagaaaatgaggaattcCTTGAAAGTAACAAAATGCATG CCATTAATGGAAAAGTGTTTGGAAATTTACATGGTCTGACTATGCATGTTGGAGATGAAGTAAGCTGGTATTTGATGGCAATGGGCAACGAAATAGATATTCACACAGCACACTTCCATGGCCACAGCTTTGACTATAAG CAAACAGGAGTTTACCGGGCAGATGTCTTCGATTTGTTCCCAGGAACATTTCAAACAGTGGAAATGACCCCACAGAACCCTGGAACGTGGTTACTGCACTGTCACGTTACTGACCACATCCATGCAGGCATGGAAGCAACTTATACAGTGCTCCCAAAGGAAGGTAAGAGCTTACCTACCCCAGTAATGTTCATTATTCTTAaagatgcagcacagagctcaagGACATGTTCTGAACTGATCACGCTCACTGAAGTGCTACTGctcagaataaagaaagaatctGAAGGAGTGGATGTTAACTATTTCTTCAGCTCCTCATCAATGAAATGGcagctttttatttaa
- the LOC125697828 gene encoding ceruloplasmin isoform X2, translating to MKLYLLNVVLFFCCCRSGAVTREYYIGIIETAWDYAPGSTDIISGQRFAEEEQAEVFLKRGPQRIGSIYKKAVYTQYTDILYDVIVEKPSWLGFLGPIIKGEVGDSIVVHLKNFASRNYTLHPHGVKYTKENEGAFYPDNTKGFEKRDDAVKPGGQYTYTWDVTEDQGPAEGDADCITRVYHSHIDAPRDVASGLVGPLIICRKGAMNKDNNQYVDAEFILMFSVMDENLSWYLEDNIRTYCSEPSKIDKDDEDFQESNKMHSINGYMYGYLPNLTMCVEDKVKWHLFGMGNEADIHSAYFHGQTLIERHHRVDTINLFPATFIDALMIPRNPGEWLLSCQVNDHIEGGMQALFKVESCRKSTINHNETTKIRQYFIAAEEIIWNYGPSAFNHFTGQELIADSESSVFFERSETRIGGSYKKAIYREYTDGTFTAHKKRLLEEEHLGLLGPVIKAEVGESIRVTFRNNASRPFSIQPHGVSYHKSKEGALYGTASRDAESPASHVSPGATFTYEWNVPEDVGPTDQDPDCLTWFYYSAVDSVRDTSSGLVGPLVVCRKGALLPSAKQRSVTREFFLLATVFDENLSWYLDDNILMFTLNPNEIDKDNEDFQESNKMHSINGYMYGNQPGLEMCKGDVISWHLMGLGSEVDVHGIYFSQNTFITKGTRKDTTNLFPHTFVTAIMKSDSEGIFEVSCLTTDHYRGGMKQKYKVKPCHWWNVDPSLYVHEKTHYVAAVEVEWDYSPNRTWEFERHQYHKESPGNPFLNKDDAFIGSKYKKVVYREYTDQTFSTPKSRAEEEQHLQIQGPLIMSSVGDKINIVFKNLASRPYSIHAHGVKTDSSVVAITNPGETKMYTWKISARSSSERGDPHCTAWAYHSTVDIIKDTYSGLIGTLVVCPKHYLPSSHSRKKVHFALLFMIFDENESWYLDENIATYSANPHLVDKENEEFLESNKMHAINGKVFGNLHGLTMHVGDEVSWYLMAMGNEIDIHTAHFHGHSFDYKQTGVYRADVFDLFPGTFQTVEMTPQNPGTWLLHCHVTDHIHAGMEATYTVLPKEGLEKKKCFPFTDKWSLFPRLFNRSKCKGTPGARE from the exons ATGAAGCTGTACTTGCTAAACgttgtgctgtttttttgctgttgccGAAGTGGGGCAGTGACCAGGGAGTACTACATCGGGATTATAGAGACAGCATGGGACTATGCTCCTGGTAGTACTGATATCATATCTGGACAACGTTTTGCAGAAGAAGA gcAAGCTGAAGTCTTCCTTAAAAGAGGACCGCAAAGGATAGGAAGCATTTATAAGAAGGCTGTCTACACTCAGTACACTGATATTTTATATGATGTGATAGTGGAGAAACCTTCCTGGCTGGGTTTTTTAGGCCCTATCATTAAAGGAGAAGTTGGTGATTCCATTGTTGTTCACTTGAAAAACTTTGCTTCCAGAAACTACACACTGCATCCACATGGTGTAAAATATACAAAGGAAAACGAAG GTGCTTTTTATCCAGACAATACCAAAGGTTTTGAAAAAAGAGATGATGCTGTGAAGCCTGGAGGCCAGTACACTTATACGTGGGATGTGACAGAAGATCAAGGTCCTGCTGAAGGAGATGCAGACTGCATTACCAGGGTTTACCACTCTCACATAGATGCTCCAAGAGATGTTGCCTCAGGGCTTGTTGGGCCTTTAATCATTTGCAGGAAAG gtgCAATGAATAAGGACAACAATCAATATGTCGATGCTGAGTTTATCCTTATGTTCTCTGTGATGGATGAAAATCTCAGCTGGTATCTAGAGGACAATATCAGGACGTACTGCTCTGAGCCTTCCAAAATtgacaaagatgatgaggactttcaggaaagcaataaaatgcaCT cAATCAATGGGTACATGTATGGATACCTCCCAAATCTCACAATGTGTGTGGAAGATAAGGTAAAATGGCATCTTTTTGGTATGGGTAATGAAGCTGACATCCATTCAGCCTACTTTCATGGTCAGACCTTGATAGAAAGACACCATCGAGTTGACACCATTAACCTCTTCCCAGCCACGTTTATTGATGCTCTCATGATACCGAGGAATCCCGGGGAatggctgctgagctgccaaGTGAATGACCATATAGAAG GTGGTATGCAGGCCCTTTTTAAAGTAGAAAGTTGCAGAAAATCCACAATAAATCACAATGAGACTACAAAGATAAGACAATACTTCATTGCTGCTGAAGAGATTATCTGGAATTATGGCCCATCTGCCTTTAATCATTTTACAGGACAAGAATTAATTGCTGACAG TgaatcttctgtattttttgaaCGAAGTGAGACAAGAATTGGTGGCTCTTACAAAAAAGCCATTTACAGGGAATACACAGATGGTACTTTCACGGCACATAAAAAAAGGCTTCTGGAGGAAGAACATCTTGGTCTCTTAG GACCTGTTATCAAGGCGGAAGTGGGCGAGAGCATCAGGGTGACTTTCCGAAATAATGCCAGCCGCCCATTCAGCATCCAGCCCCATGGTGTGAGTTACCACAAGAGTAAGGAGGGAGCCCTGTACGGAACTGCATCCAGAG ATGCTGAATCTCCAGCCTCCCATGTCAGTCCTGGTGCTACGTTTACGTATGAGTGGAATGTGCCGGAAGATGTGGGCCCCACAGACCAAGATCCAGACTGCTTAACTTGGTTTTATTACTCAGCTGTGGATTCAGTCAGAGACACCAGTTCGGGCCTTGTGGGTCCTCTTGTGGTGTGCAGGAAAGGGGCTCTACTTCCTTCTGCAAAACAG agaagtgtgaccagGGAGTTTTTCCTACTTGCCACAGTATTTGATGAGAATCTGAGCTGGTACTTGGATGACAATATTTTGATGTTTACATTAAATCCTAATGAAATTGACAAAGATAACGAGGACTTCCAAGAATCTAACAAAATGCACT CCATTAATGGTTACATGTATGGAAACCAACCTGGTCTCGAGATGTGTAAAGGTGATGTGATTTCCTGGCATTTGATGGGCTTGGGGTCAGAAGTCGATGTTCATGGGATATACTTTTCACAAAACACATTCATaacaaaaggaacaagaaaggaTACAACAAATCTATTTCCACACACATTTGTTACGGCCATTATGAAGTCTGATTCTGAAG GAATTTTTGAAGTATCGTGCCTGACAACGGATCACTACAGAGGGGGCatgaagcagaaatacaaagtgAAACCATGTCATTGGTGGAATGTGGATCCATCCCTATATGTGCATGAGAAGACACATTATGTTGCTGCCGTGGAAGTTGAATGGGACTATTCCCCTAACAGGACATGGGAATTTGAGCGGCATCAATATCACAAGGAAAG cccTGGCaatccatttttaaataaagacgACGCGTTCATTGgctcaaaatacaaaaaggtAGTATATCGTGAGTACACAGATCAGACATTCAGTACtccaaaaagcagagcagaggaagagcagcaCCTTCAAATTCAAG GGCCACTGATTATGTCAAGTGTTGGAGATAAAATTAACATAGTTTTTAAGAACCTGGCATCAAGACCTTATTCTATACATGCCCATGGAGTGAAAACAGACAGTTCTGTTGTTGCTATAACCAACCCAG GTGAAACTAAAATGTACACCTGGAAAATATCAGCAAGATCTAGTTCTGAGAGAGGTGATCCACACTGTACTGCATGGGCATACCATTCAACAGTGGACATCATTAAG GACACTTACAGTGGATTAATAGGCACACTTGTTGTGTGTCCTAAACATTATTTACCATCGTCTCATTCTAGAAAGAAAGttcattttgctcttctgtttaTGATTTTTGACGAAAATGAGTCATGGTATTTGGATGAAAACATTGCAACCTATTCTGCCAACCCACATCTTGTtgacaaagaaaatgaggaattcCTTGAAAGTAACAAAATGCATG CCATTAATGGAAAAGTGTTTGGAAATTTACATGGTCTGACTATGCATGTTGGAGATGAAGTAAGCTGGTATTTGATGGCAATGGGCAACGAAATAGATATTCACACAGCACACTTCCATGGCCACAGCTTTGACTATAAG CAAACAGGAGTTTACCGGGCAGATGTCTTCGATTTGTTCCCAGGAACATTTCAAACAGTGGAAATGACCCCACAGAACCCTGGAACGTGGTTACTGCACTGTCACGTTACTGACCACATCCATGCAGGCATGGAAGCAACTTATACAGTGCTCCCAAAGGAAG gattggaaaaaaaaaaatgttttcccttcACAGACAAATGGTCTTTGTTCCCAAGATTATTTAATCGATCCAAGTGCAAAGGCACACCAGGTGCGCGAGAGTGA